One Methanobacterium sp. genomic window, ATTAGAATCGGTGCTATTATTGGAAGCATTATGCGCATTATGGGGTGATCTTAGTTCTGTTCCTGTTATTTTGCCGGTTTCAGAGTCAACATAGATTTTCCCAACGCTTTTTCCGCTGTTATCATTGACATGTACAATCCATGTGCTGTTAATTCCTTCAATCCATTCATACCGACCAGGTCCGCCGAAGTCAGGACTGTCCTCTTTGGCCACATTAAATGGTATCCATTTTGTTTCACCGGTTTTGGTGTCTTTTACTTTAACCTGCCAGTTATCCAATCCTGGAGTAACAGCTTTGTAAGGTAATTTATGTGAATTTAGATAGTTTTGCGCTATCGATTTAGCTTGATTTGCACCTATATTAGGTCCAGAGTCAGCACAGGCGGAATTAAGAATTCCAAAAACAAATATTAATATTAAAAATATGCTGAAGATGTTTTTAGCTAACATTAAATTATCCTCCTTTGTTTGTTAATTAACCATTATTTGTTAATTGATATCTGAATTGATATTATAAAATGCTTATGAAAAATTAGAGATAAATTAGTGATATTGGCTTATAATTTAATGTTAAATAGTGTAATGGGTATAATAACTTAGATAGGGGCTTCATTAACAGGTAAATGTTCTTTAAGAGCATAAAATACTGACATCTGATCTATATTTATAGTAACTATATTGAATACTGTGTTGAGGTGGTTTTGAAGCCCTATTTCGTCCCCATTATTTTTTACAAGATTTTTATAGGTGTCGTTAACTGTTAAATAACCAGGTATCTCACTATTGTCATGGATCATTGATTTAGTATTTGCATTTTCCATGCAAGTTAAAAATGTTGAGGGAATATTAGAATAGGCAAAGGGTAGATAGATATGGCTGATGGATACCTCTCTGCCGCTTATGTTGTAGGCCATGAAGTCAATTTTTTCTGCATTGAAGCCGTTAAATCGGGTATTTGAAACTAAAAAATTAACAAAAAGAGGATCATTTTCCACAAATGAATCCTGATTAACAAAACAGGGGTCTCCAATTCCAACCGCCTCTAAACTTATAACTGCAATGGTATTATTCACAGAATCTGGATTTTGGAGAACATAATGACGTGCTCCAACAAGATAAGGGATGAAAATGATTTTGTTGTATTCATCTGAACTGTTCTTTGAATTTAAATCAACTGGAAATGTATATTCATCTTCTCCGGCCCCAAAACCTATTAATTTAATGGTATAATAAGGTTTTTTTTGTTGATAATGTTTTGCAAGTCCTATAAGTAATGCAAGACCTGTTGCATCGTCGTTAGCGCCTTCAATATAATTGCCGTTTATTTTATCGTAATAAGTATCTAAATCTGCACATATGATGATCTGTTTTGGTGAAGTCCCATTAATAGTTCCTATAACATTTTCAGACCTTTTAATATCCTTTGAATCCATTGAATAGTATTTAAATCCCTGTATTTCGGTTTTGACTCCATAAGCATCAAATTTTGATTTAAGATAATGGGCTGTTTCTCTTTCACTTTCTGATCCGGCTGGTCTGGGGCCTATTTCTTTTGCAATATGTTTAACATGAGATACTAAGGATAAATCTGTGGATTCCTTGTTGTATGCGGGATTTACAAGTAAAAATGAGGATAAAAGGATAATTAGTATTATAATAATAGTTATTTTTTCAAAGTCCATCCTTATCAGCACTTCAGTATTTTCTAATTGCAATGTCTAATTGGTTAATATGGTACTTATATGTTTGAGTTTAGGTTTTGTTGTTTTGTAATTTAAAAAATAGATACGAGGGATGTTTTAGTGACAGAAAAATAATTTAATTGGGTTTTTTACTTATGAATAGCTGCAAAAGCATCTATCTCAATTAAAAAGTCAGAATTGGCCAGTGAAGAAACAAATACAACTGTAATGGCAAGGAAATTTTCATTTTTATCCAATATTTTTTGAGAAACCTCAAAACCAGGTCGTGGATCATTTCCTTCTACAATGTAAAGGTTTCACTTAATTACATTTTTGAATGAGGCCCCTGCAGCACCTAGAGCAATCCTTAAATTCTTAAAAACCTGTTCTTCTGCTTCTTAAGGTCTCCTTTACCAATGATTTCGCCTTTAGCATTTATTGAATCCTTTTTTCCAATATAAACAGTTTTAACACCTTTGGAGGTTATAAATACATTTGAAAAAGTGAGGTTTTTATTTAGGCCATCTGGATTTAGGTATTGGACTTTTGGGGCAATGTTTTCTTCTTTTATTATTATGTTATAATGTTTATGGGTGCTTTACAGGTAGGACATTTTCGAGTTTCTTTAAGCTTATCATCAACAATTTCAAACCCATTTCTCTGTATAAGGACTTTTCCACACTCTGGACATAACGTGTTCTCTTCACCACCTGTAGAAACATTTCCAATATATACATATTTCATTCCAGCTTCTTTAGCAATGTTGTATGCTCTTCTAAGAGATTCTACTGGTGTAGGTGGAAGTTGTCCCAGTTCATAATATGGAAAAAACCTTGTAAAGTGTAATGGAACTTCTAAACCAGTTTCTTCAACCATAAACTTTACTAAAGCTTTTATATCTTCTTCAGAGTCATTATAACCAGGTATAATTAAATTTGTTATTTCTATATGGGTTCCATTATCATAAAATCGCTTAATATTATCCAGAACCGGTTGAAGCCTGGCCTGACATAGATCCCGATAGAATTTATCGGACATGCCTTTTAGATCAATATTCGCAGCATCGAGATATGGTTTGATAAGATCAAATGATTCTTCACTCATATATCCATTTGTTACATAAACCGTTGCTATGTGTTCTTTTTTAGCTAATTTTGCACTGTCATAGGTGTATTCAAACCATATTGTGGGTTCATTGTAGGTCCATGCTATTGATTTACATCCATACTGTTTTGTTAAGCGTATAGCCTCCTCTGGAAGTATTTCTCGTGTTGAAATCTCATCTAAATTTGCTTGGGATATATTCCAGTTCTGACAGTGTTTGCATCTGAAATTACAGCCCACAGATCCAAGGGAAAAAACAGTTGAACCGGGATAAAAATGGAAAAGGGGCTTTTTTTCTATTGGGTCAACAGCAACTGATGAAGCGGCACCGTAATTTAGAGCACAGAGTTTACCTCCAATATTGGCCCTCATACTGCAGAATCCTGTATCTCCCTCTTTAATAATACATTTTCTTTCACAGACCTTGCAATTTAAATTTTCTCCAACTTTATCATAAGTAAGGACTTCTTTTTTCATAAGGAATCCTCCTCCTTAAAATTTAAATAATTACTGGCTTGTAAAATGTCTTTTTAACATTAGAAAGACTAATTAATCCTTCAGCAACTTGAACTGCATTATATAATTATTGTTTTACTTGATATAAAAATAGTTAGATAATTAATAAAACAATTATTTATAGAAAGAAACTAGATTAGTAATGTTGGCATTCGAGTCCATTTCATCTCAAAAATCTTGAATGTCAACTACTTTCATATTATATTATTGTTTATTGATACAAAATAAAAAGAAAAACGAATTTAAAAACGTTTTAATAGTGAATTTTTATTTTTTAGACAGGTGTTCATAGCCACGTGGCTCTAATATCTTTTTTGTCCCATCATTAGAAATCTTCACGATTTTACCAGATGATGTAACACACCCTATCTCATAAAGAGATATTTTATCTTTAATTTGATTAAAAATATTTTTATCAATGGTTAAAAGGAGTTCAAAATCTTCTCCATAATAAAGAACTAAATCTAACGGGTCTTTATCAGTCTTTTCTGCAACTTTTATTACTTCTTCTGGAACTGGCAGAAGATCCTCATAAATGGTTATCCCGATTTTACCGCTATTTGCATCTATTAATTCTCCAATTTCTTTTGCAAGGCCGTCTGTTATGTCTGTTGCAGATGTTGCATATCCTTTTTCTGCAATTAAAACTCCTTCTTTAGATCTAGCTTCTGGGTTCAAAGCGTGTTTTAGTGGAATTTCTTTTAGATCAGAACTAAGTTCTAAATTATTAAATAAAATTTCAAAGCCTGCAGATGCAAGTCCAAGAGGCCCTGTAACGGCCACTATGTCTCCAACTCTAGCCCCACTTTTCATTAAAACATTATCTTTGTTAACAATGCCCAAACATGCCCCACAGATTGTTAGTTCTTGGGATTCGTTTGTATCCCCCCCAATAAGCATCATTTCATATTCTAAACAGCCTTCGATGATCCCGTCCATTAATTCATCGAACTCATCAACAAGCATGTTTTTAGGCAGGCCTAATGAAATAATAATACCTAGGGGTTTAGCACCCATTGCAGCTAAATCGCTCACATTTACAGTTACAGCTTTTTTACCCATTTGTTTGGGATTCATTTCCTTTGGAAAATGGGCAGATTTAAAGAGCATATCGGAAGTTGCAACTAAATATTGATCTCCAAAATTAATAAGTGCTGCATCATCATTCAGGCTTTTAAGTGATAGATTATCAAAAAAAGAAGAGTTAAATACATTTTTAGTACTTTTTTTAAGAATTCTTTTTATCAGTTCTTTTTCCCCAATATCCGATACTTTAAGGGGCATTTTAAAACCACATGTCCAATAAAAATAAAATGATTAAAGGGCGTTTTTCACCCTGTCACCAATAATATCCACGAGCCTTGGATCAGCGCCAAGAGGCTCAGTATAGATAATATCACCATCAAATTCAATTTCTTCGGTTTCTTCATCTTCATGATGGCTGTGGCCGTGATCATGACCGTGTGAATGTTCATGGCCATTGTCTATACCAAGAATGTGAGGAATGTCCTGTTTTGTGTGGACTCCATGAGCTAAAAATACTGGTGTAACGATAATTTTTTGTGCGCCCTGTTTTGCAAGCATATTTATAGCTGCGGGGATTGAAGGTTTGGACATATTCATAAATCCTACTTCTACAAGATAATCTGAATTTTGTCTGTACATTTCACCGAGCTTGCTTACCACGTCTTTTCCGTAGGGCAATCTGCTTCCATGTCCCACGAGCAAAACGCCTATTTTAGCAGTTTTTGAGTCTGAATTTGTATCCATATGATATCACTCCATCGTCACCTTCTTCTTTTATTTTTCTAAAGACCATTTCAACTTCATCGCCTATTTCAACATCTTCTGGTTTGCAATCGACAATTTGGGTTGTTATTTTTGCCCCTTCTTCAAGTTCAACTATTGCCACTACATATGGGGCAATTGTTTTAAATTCTTCAGTAGGGGTGTTTATTACAGAATATGTGTGGATCTTTCCCTCTCCCTTGAGTTGTATATCTTCTAATTTTCCCTTTCTCCTGCATTCAGGACATATCACTCTTTTTGGGAAAAAAATAGCTCCACACTGTGAACATTTTGATCCGATAAGACTGTATCGCTGTGGAATATGGCGCCACGCTCTTACTATATCTTTCATTAAATTCCTCCTCAAATAAAATTTCTCATGAAAATTTTAGGTCAATTTAATTATGAAAATTAAACTTGTAAATTTTAGATGTTTTTTATGATCTATTTATAGATATTGCATGTTTGGACATAATTGTAATTAAATTATTTGGTAAATGATGATATCATTTCTTATGTATTATTAAAATAAATCTTTTAAACTTCTTATTTTGTTATTTTGAGCCCACATACCATAATACAAATACTGATTAATTTATATACTGATTCATATATTATAATTAAAGGAAGTAATTAATTCGTCACCTGTAAAATGACGAAAATGGTTAATTAGGCCAATTTAAGATTTTTAAATCCGTATTTAAATGAAAAAAATAGTTAAGATGAGTTTTATGGATCAAAGGGGCTATGTATTAAGTGGATTTACCTTTCTTCTCATGATTCCTGCAATTTTGATTATAGCCGCATTTGCAGATATGGGCCGAACAGGTGGAGAATCAGTAAGTGCAGTATTACAATCAGATACCACATTCTATGCAGTAAATGATGTAGAAAAGAATGTAGCAATCATTGCAACAGACGTTCTGAGAGAAACTGCAGATAACATTACTTTAACGGGTATTCCATTAACAGACAGCAGATCGACACTTAAATATTCATTACAGACGAAAATAAATGATTTTACTGAAAATTATGCCGAAAATATTGGCGCTGATGAAGTAACATGTACAATTTTAAAAGTAGATTCAGCCCCAGATCCATTTAAAATTGAAATAAAATTTGAAATCCACGTTAAAAAGGGTAAAACTGCGCATAATGAAACTATTAACCAGTTTATTGATATTAATGATAAGCAAGTGCCTGACCCTATGCCTTTTATAAAACTAAAGGCTTTTGGAATCCCTAAACGTGATAATAATAATGGGTTAATCGTTTATGGTTCAAGTCTATCTGATTTCTTAAGTTTCAGAGGACTGGAAAATGCTGAGATTTATAATGGCTCTACTTCCCCACTCTTCATAAAAAAATGTCCCTATGATCCTTATGTAAGTCATGGGAATGGTAATTCCTTTACTGTACTTAAAAACTGCATATTCAATAAATATTTTCATGAAAGCAGTGATGGGTCATGTTTCATGTGCAAATTGGAAGGTAAAGCAACATGCTCTCATTATGGAATTGAAACTTTCATAATACCTCCAATATCTCCCAATTCAAGCCAAATTAAAGCTCCTTGTTCCAGTGACCATGTAATCTTTAATGAGAGCACATATCTTGGAACTGAATTAGAGTATTACTGTGAAGCTAATAATCACTATATGCTATTTTTAGATGATGGACACAGGCAGAAATACGGGTTACCAAAATATGGGTGATTTAATGAAAGATAAAGGCTTTAATTACGAATATGATGGACAAGCATTGTCTCTGGACTTAATGCTTGGATTTGTGATAATAACAGTTATTATAGGGATCTCTGCAGATGCCATGGATATTGCAAGCTATAAAATGCAGGATTATTCATCAGGGACTTTTCTTGAAAAAATAACTACAGATGCCGCTGATATTCTTGTAAAATCTTCTGGATCTCCTGAAAATTGGGAAACACATAATTTTGACCAGGATACAGTACCCGGACTTGCAAAAAGAGATCCTGAAACAGGTAAACCCGTTCCAAACACAATTTCAATAAATAAAATTAATAAATTAAAAGAAAATTACGGCAACATGATTTACGGCCAAATTCTGCCAAGGGGAGTTAATTCAAGCATGATGCTATATCCTTCAAATGATTCTTTTGTCCCCATATCTATAATGAACAGCACGCCTCCTGCAGATGTTTATGAAGTTGCAGCGGTAAATAGAACAGTTCTTTTAGATTTTATGCATTTAAAGGTCGTAATTTATAGTATTACTCATAAAATTGCTTCAGGGGAAGAATGTGCTAATCCTAATCACAAATGGAATAATTCTTCTGGCAAACCCGAATGGGCATGTAAGCATTTCAATATAACCAGAGAAGAACTTCTTTCATCCGATTTTTATATTATTACACATGGCAATGTCGTTAATTCTGCAAGATGGATAATAGATAAAGCAAACGGACATAACAGCACTGAAAATTCATTTGCCCCTGCCCCTATACTTGTAAATGATAAATTAACAGAAATATTAGGCAACGATTCAAAAGCGAATTTATGGCTGCATATAAGAACTGCTGGAACTCCTGGTAACAGTTATGACTGTTACGTTGTTAGTGTTCCTAAGGGAACAGCTGCTGATATGGTTGATATTAAGTATTTGGATTCTGGCCCGTGGTTTTTTGTTTTGAGTGTTTGGTATTAATATTTTTAGGATCCGGATAAAATCCTAGATTACTTCATTCATTTTTTTTACTTGTTATGTCTATTGCTTGTACTATTAATTTTTTGAAATCTACGAATATTAAAACAGATGAATTTTACTTGCTTTCTTCTATCCGTAGCGGAAAAATTTTTTTTGAGAGAGGCCAACAAAAAAAATCGAAGATTTTTTAGGCCGCAAAACAAAGTTTTGCAGGACTTTTTTGATCCATCCTTTTTTCAAGGAAAAAAGGTGGAAAAGTATAAAAAGAACATAATGTAACTATAATTAATATCTAATTTTGATTGATTTATCAATAGTTAATATGGAGGATTAGAATGGCATTTAAAGATCTCTTTAAATTTAACAAAGGAAAAACAACATTTGTATTCATTGGAGGGAAAGGAGGAGTTGGAAAAACAACTGTATCTGCTGCCACAGCGTTATGGTTTGCAAGACAGGGTAAAAAGACCCTTGTAATTTCTACAGACCCTGCTCACTCACTTTCAGACTCTTTTGAAAAAAACATAGGACACAACCCAACACCAATAGCAGAAAACCTTGAGGCAGTTGAAATTGACCCTGAAGTTGCCATGCAAGACTATCAAGCCAAAATGAAGGAACAACAGGCTTTAAATCCCGGTATGGATATGGGAATGCTTCAGGATCAGATGGATATGGCCACAATGGCTCCAGGTATCGATGAAACCGCCGCATTTGATAAGTTTCTTCAGTACATGACTACTGACGAGTACGATATTGTTGTTTTCGACACAGCTCCAACTGGACACACTTTAAGATTACTTTCATTCCCTGAAATGATGGATTCATGGGTGGGAAAGATGATAAAAGTAAGGCGCCAGATTGGAAGCATGGCCAAAGCATTTAAAAACATTATGCCATTTATGGGCGATGAAGAAGAAGATCGTGCTTTACAGGATATGGAAGCCACTAAAAAGCAAATTAAAGCAGCGAGAGGGGTTTTAGCAGATCCAGAAAGAACTTCCTTTAAAATGGTCGTAATTCCAGAAGAAATGTCAATTTATGAGTCTGAAAGAGCGATGGAAGCCCTTGCAAAATTCAATATGACTGCGGATGGGGTTATTGTTAACCAGATTCAGCCTGAAGAAGCTGATTGTGAATTCTGCGCTGCAAGGCGTAAAATACAGGAGCAACGCCTTAAAACAATCCATGAAAAGTTTGGAAATCAACTTATAGCTCAGATACCTCTTCAAGCAGAAGAAGTAAAGGGTATGGATAAACTTAAGGGCATTGCTGAAATCCTCTACGGAGAATCAGAAGCAGCAGCTTCTAAATAATTTTATTTTTAATTTTTTTAAATCTTTTTATTATTATATACAGCTTGTTTTATACTACAGTTCCTAATATTAAAATTACCATAATTACAAGGAATGTATTTGCTACAGGGTCGGTCATGCTTGTAGATAAGGGTATAACTATATTATCTGGATCAAGACCTCTTCTGTAGGAAAAGATGTTTAAATAGAATGCAATTAACAGCATAAATGGTGTAAGCAATAATCCAGCTAATGTACTTATTAAAACCATGTTATTAAGCCCAACTGAGGGTATTCCTAGAGAAACTGCTCCAAAATGAGCTAAAAATCCTATTAATGGATAAATAATTATTGCAAGAATTATAATTATTCCAAAGTTTCTTAATGCACCTTCAGTAGGTCTTAATGTAGATTCTATTGAACCAATATGTAATCCTGAAGATAATCTTGCTCCAAGAATACTTACAAGGTCTCCGCTTTCACCTGAAAACAAAGGTACCAGTGCTAGAATACTTGGATTATTCAAAATAACTGAAAAACTAGTGTTCAATATAGTACCTGCAGTTGTACCAAAGATTGAAGATAAGAAAAGTGTGGGTGTGCTGTGTTTTATAATTTTTTTAAGGTGAGTTCCACCCCTTATTCCTACAATAAATCCAATAATTCCAATTGAAATAAACAGTGCAAATAATATTACCTCAAAAAATCCGTTTCTTATCCACAAAAGTATTTGTACGGCTAAAAGGATTGATGGAAGGGTGAAAAGGTCTCCAAAAGTGGCTATTAACGGAGTGGTTACATTATCTGGGTCCCAACCGTTTTCATAACTTTTAATAGCGATTAAAATTGTTGCAGGTAAGAGCAGTGCTCCAGAAAATATTCCTCCAAGCACTGATATGACTGTAAAATCTACTATGCTGATACTTTCAAAACCCAATACAATGGAAAATATTTTAGCCATAAATGCAAGGAAGATAGACATTATAATGGTTAAAATGATTGTAGAGATAATATTTTGATTTAGAACATCTGATTGTTTTAGTTCTGGAGATAGCGTACCTATATGGAGATTTGAGCCTAATCGTGACCCTAAAGCCCCAAATATATTTCCTCTCATTCCGATTGCTCCAGGGATAAGAATAAGTAGTCCTGGAAGGATTTCAAGCTGATTAGTCATTCCACTTAGGACTATACCCGCTATTAAATCACCAATACTACATATGAAGAGAGCTGTGAATCCTTCTCCTAAAACTCTTGAAACGTCCTTAAAAAAACGTGTGATTTTACCTGTAATACGAAATGGTATTGAAAGAGCATTCAAAGACCTTTTTGACACTAGGACTGCTAATCTGACCATCCAGTTTAGAATGATAAGAACAAATTTCCAGGTCTTCTTCACTATTTTCTCCATCCATTTCACTTAACCACCTTGAAATTAGCATATTAGCTGGTTTATAGTAATAACTCTTAACTGGGCTTAATGCACTATTTATTTTGCTTTTTAATAATTGACTCGTGAACATTTTCATCTATAACCCCTTCAGTGCCGGAACATCTTCTTTAACCCTTTCCATTACAATCATCTCAGTTAAATCTTCAACACCCTCAATAGAGCGTATTTTAGTGTTTATCAAATGATTAAGTTCTTCAATTCCTGGAACCCAGACTTTAATAAGAATATCATATTCTCCTGAAACACTGTACACTTCTGATACTTCTTCAAGTCTTGAGAGTTCTTCTTTAACTGATTCATGCTTTTCAGACTCTGTCTGAATAATGATTATAGATGTTATTTTAAGACCTAATTTCTGCCAGTCAAGTATCATTGTGTAACGTCTTATCAGGTCAACTTCTAACTTTTTAAGTCTGTTAGAAATTGTTGCATCAGGTACATCAATTTCTTTTGACATTTGAGATATTGTAATTCTTGAATTTTTAATTAAGGAACGGAGTATAGCTAAATCTACATCATCCATTTTTTATCCAACACCTGTTTGGTTATAAAAAATAGGATATAACTCTAATTATTTATAAAGGTTTGGGAAAGTTTCCAATATTTTAACAAAAAATGAGTATTTTTCTAACATATCATGAAATCTTTGGTGATATTTCATGAAATTTTGCTTCTAAAATCAGATTTTCTTTTTAAATTTTCTAGTCTTCTATAACTTCATCATAATCAAGACATTCTTCAAGTGTTATTTCATTTTTTGCAAGCTTTTCAAGCAAGATTCCACCAGTTTCGTTCCCTTTGGCTATAAGGGTATCATCAGCTGCAAGAATGGTGTTTTTGTCAGGGCCATATATCCATGATTCGTTCCTTCTTATTGCTATAACTGTCATCCCTGTTCTTGTAGCGAGTAATAACTCTCCTAAGGATTTTCCTATTAATTCTGAACCTTCAACTATGGTTATTCTTTTAATAGTTTCGTCTGATTCTTCCATAACCATTTTAAATACTGGATGTGGCCTCATATCTCTTAAAACAAGATCTGCAATATCTTTTGCTGAGTCAGCTATTGTTTCAGCAGCTTCACCAACTTCAAGAAGAGCAGTTAACTTTTCAGCATCTTCAACAGTTCTTGCTGCAAGTAATGATTCTTTCTTTATTTGGTAATTAAGCCGGTTAACTTTGTTTTCAAGCTTTATAACTTCTTCTGCAGCATCTTTACTATTAAAAAGCATTGCAGAATATGCTAAATCCACCATTAATTCCGACATGTTTTTCATTTCAATTAAAATGTCCTTAATACTCTTGGGCACCTTTCATCCTCCATTTTTTCTGGGTCTATTATTGTATAATACATGAATCTTTTAAAAACTTTTTCTATTATAATTTCATACTCATGAAAACAGACTTATTTAAAGAACTATCTAATTATAAAATGTGTCATAAATAAAATTTAAAAATTTTCAATATATTGTGGTTAAAATGCACGAAGATAAAAGAGTAATTCCAGAATTAGATGAGCAAAAATCTGTAGAAATAATATATAACTTCATTAAAAGCAAATTAGAAGAATCAAAATCCGAAGGACTTGTTATAGGATTGAGTGGTGGAATTGACTCATCGGTTGTTGCTTATCTTTGTGCAAATGTAGTGGAAATAGACAAAATACTTGGAATTATACTTCCAAGTGAAACCACGTCTTCTGAGGATATAGAAGATGCGATGGTAGTTGCAGAAAAGCTTGGAATAAAATACAAGATTCTGCATATAGATGAGCTAATTAAACCTTTTCCTCAATTATGTCCAGAATGCAGCAACAGTGAACTTGCAAATGGCAATTTAAAGGCTAGAATACGGATGATGATCTTATATTACCATTCAAATTCTATGAATCGGCTGGTGGCAGGAACAGGTAATAGAACCGAACTTCTTATAGGTTATTTCACTAAATACGGTGATGGAGGAGTAGATATTCTCCCAATCGGCGATCTATACAAGACAGATGTGAAAAAAATTGCAAATTACCTCGGCATTCCTAAAAATATAATTGAAAAAGCTCCAACTGCAGGATTATGGGCAGGGCAAACCGATGAGGAAGAACTTGGGATAAAATATGAGCTACTTGATAAAATTTTATATCTTATGATGGATGAAAAGTTAAGCACAGAAGAAATTGCACAAATACTTGAAATTCCTCAAGATGAAGTTTTAAGGATAAAAAACAGGGTAGAAGTATCAAAACATAAGTTATCATCTCCATCTATTGCAGAAATCAGATAATAAATAGAATAATTTGATAATGTATAGTTATATGGTTAAGAGGGATTATTATGTATGCTTTAGTTTATATAACCACATCAGGAAAAGAAGAATCCAAAAAAATAGGAAATATGCTTGTTAATGAAAAATTAGCTGCATGTGTAAATATTATAGCTTCTATTGAATCTATTTATTTGTGGAAAGGAGAAATTGAAGATGATAAAGAGTCCCTTCTCATTGCAAAAACTAAAGCAGATAATATAGATAAGATTATAAAAAGAGTAAAAGAAATTCACAGTTATGAAACTCCTGCTATTTTGGCAATTCCAATAATAGAGGGATCTAAAGATTATTTGGATTATTTAGATAATGAACTTAGTTAACATACTAAAGAGTAATTAATGGACTAAAAATTTGTTTTGGCGGTTGAAAGAAATTATCATTTACTGAAATACAAAACTGAATATTTAAGGTGATTAATTTGACAGATCATAATATAGAACTTAAATGGCAGAAAAAATGGGCAGATTCAGGTTTATTTGAATCTAATCCTGATAACAGAGAAAAAATTTTTCTGACAGTGGCCTATCCTTATCCAAGCGGAGCAATGCACATAGGACATGGAAGAACATACACAGTACCCGATGTATATGCTCGTTTTAAGCGAATGCAGGGATATAATGTCCTTTTCCCTATGGGATGGCACGTAACAGGAGCTCCAGTAATTGGAATTGCAAAGAGAATTGCGAGAAAAGACCATTGGACTCTTGATATCTATAAAAATGTCCACAAAGTGCCTGAAGAGGAATTATCAAAATTCACAGACCCGGAATATATTGTTAAATATTTCAGCAGTGAGTATCACGATGTAATGCAGCATCTGGGTTATTCAATTGACTGGAGAAGAGAATTCAGAACTACAGACCCTCATTACCAAAAATTTATTGAATGGCAGTTTAGACAGCTTAAAAACAAAGGTTTTATAGGTAAAGGAGAGCATCCAGTAAAATACTGTCCAGGATGCGAAAATCCAGTTGGAGATCATGACCTTCTTGAAGGTGAAGGAGTAGGAATCAATGAATTAACCCTCGTTAAATTCGAAATGGATGGCT contains:
- the cutA gene encoding divalent-cation tolerance protein CutA, translated to MYALVYITTSGKEESKKIGNMLVNEKLAACVNIIASIESIYLWKGEIEDDKESLLIAKTKADNIDKIIKRVKEIHSYETPAILAIPIIEGSKDYLDYLDNELS
- a CDS encoding magnesium transporter, with translation MEKIVKKTWKFVLIILNWMVRLAVLVSKRSLNALSIPFRITGKITRFFKDVSRVLGEGFTALFICSIGDLIAGIVLSGMTNQLEILPGLLILIPGAIGMRGNIFGALGSRLGSNLHIGTLSPELKQSDVLNQNIISTIILTIIMSIFLAFMAKIFSIVLGFESISIVDFTVISVLGGIFSGALLLPATILIAIKSYENGWDPDNVTTPLIATFGDLFTLPSILLAVQILLWIRNGFFEVILFALFISIGIIGFIVGIRGGTHLKKIIKHSTPTLFLSSIFGTTAGTILNTSFSVILNNPSILALVPLFSGESGDLVSILGARLSSGLHIGSIESTLRPTEGALRNFGIIIILAIIIYPLIGFLAHFGAVSLGIPSVGLNNMVLISTLAGLLLTPFMLLIAFYLNIFSYRRGLDPDNIVIPLSTSMTDPVANTFLVIMVILILGTVV
- a CDS encoding Lrp/AsnC family transcriptional regulator, whose protein sequence is MDDVDLAILRSLIKNSRITISQMSKEIDVPDATISNRLKKLEVDLIRRYTMILDWQKLGLKITSIIIIQTESEKHESVKEELSRLEEVSEVYSVSGEYDILIKVWVPGIEELNHLINTKIRSIEGVEDLTEMIVMERVKEDVPALKGL
- a CDS encoding potassium channel family protein; the protein is MPKSIKDILIEMKNMSELMVDLAYSAMLFNSKDAAEEVIKLENKVNRLNYQIKKESLLAARTVEDAEKLTALLEVGEAAETIADSAKDIADLVLRDMRPHPVFKMVMEESDETIKRITIVEGSELIGKSLGELLLATRTGMTVIAIRRNESWIYGPDKNTILAADDTLIAKGNETGGILLEKLAKNEITLEECLDYDEVIED
- a CDS encoding NAD+ synthase codes for the protein MHEDKRVIPELDEQKSVEIIYNFIKSKLEESKSEGLVIGLSGGIDSSVVAYLCANVVEIDKILGIILPSETTSSEDIEDAMVVAEKLGIKYKILHIDELIKPFPQLCPECSNSELANGNLKARIRMMILYYHSNSMNRLVAGTGNRTELLIGYFTKYGDGGVDILPIGDLYKTDVKKIANYLGIPKNIIEKAPTAGLWAGQTDEEELGIKYELLDKILYLMMDEKLSTEEIAQILEIPQDEVLRIKNRVEVSKHKLSSPSIAEIR